TACGTACTTTATATACTGCGAGGATTTCGAGGCAGCGCTGCAAGGTGAGGTGCATCTGAACGACATCCGATTAGCGCTGTCGGCTCGCTGGGGCTGGGCGGGTAAAAGCGCCATGACCGGCGCTAGACATGGCGCTGGGCTGCGAGCCTGCAAGTCTAGGGTCCGCTTTTCCTTGCGGAGAACGGCCATTGTTGCCGAGTGGGCCGTGACGGAGCCAGATCttggggatgaggaggaaatATACAAGATTGTAGGCGTTGTGAGTTCAACGCTGCTTATTATACTGAGGTAGCTGGGATCCATTTGGGATCCATTGAATTCGCTATTGCTCCATCTCTTGTATATGTTCTTCCTAGATCGTGGTCAAGACGACAAACGTTCGTACAAGAAGAGCCGACAAGGATGGTGTTCACAGCAATTAGGTCAAGCTTTTTCGAATCTGCATGGGATGTGCAGCGGAAAGGCAGACCCACTCGACCGCAACCTTGAACCGTCGACCCATGGGCCCTTTCAGTTCTGTCGTGGCTTTGCTGTTTGGATCCGTTTCGACTCGGTCCTGCTTGCCGCCTGCTTCCCACCACTGTCCACAttctccttcctcgtcctcctccaccaccaagaCATCCATCACGACATCCATCAATACCGTCGCCGACGACGCTCCGTCATCCTCCTTACCGACTCCTCGTTGCGGCGCGACCTCAACGACAGCTCTTCCCGACACCGCTGCGGCTGCCTTTTCAGCTGACAGTTGGCGCTACCGACTCCAACCTCCGAGTGGATTCCGCAGCGCGTCCACGACCTTTTGAATAACACCAAAAACGAGATTCGACCGCGCGACACAAGAGCTGAGATTGCCGACATGTACAACGCGCATCGCGGTATGGCTCCGGGCCCGCAGCCTGGCAGTCGTCTCGCGGATCTGCTCGAGCAGGTGCGCGCCGAGTTCGACGCGCAGGTTGGACGCTCGTCGGATCATGAACACCAATGTAAGTCGTTGCATACGTTCCTGGGAGGTCTACGGGTGGGCAGTGTGTATATCTGCGTGGGCCATGCTTCTGCGCAAGAGGTGTTTGCTATGCCAAGACTTGCATGTCAATTGGACTACTATTGCTTGACTCGGACGTGGACATGATCGCAAGAGAGCTGGCATTTTTGGTGGCTGCCGGCTATGCCTTTGCGAGATTCAGACCTATCTCAATGCAATGCACATTGCGATCTCCGAATGCCAGCACTGACAATGAACCCTTCACAGTGCATAATCAAATCCAAGAGATGGATGTCATCAAATCGAAGATTTACCAACTGGAGACGACCCACGTGGCCATGAAGAACAAGTGAGCATGATCGCGACCTCAATCAAGGAGCTGCACTAACAATATTCAGGTACGAAGAAGAGATTGCTCGCCTCCGCCATGAGCTTGAGCAGCGAGGTGGCCCATCGCAAGGTCCTCATGGTGCTTCATCTTCTCAACCTGCTCCGCCAGCCATTGGCCACGGTCCGGCCAACCTCTTCCAAGGCATCATGGCCGGCGGCGCTGGTGGTCCAGGCCTtgctccacctccacaaGAGCAACAAGGCCAGCCTGGTATGCCCGGTCATATGCAAGGACAGATGCCTCCTAGTTTGAACGCACCTCCTGGTCCACCGCACAACCCGTTTGCGTACGGTCAGCTCCAAGGTCCTCCCGCAGCTAATGGATACGGCTCGCAACAACCACCGCAGCCGACAGCCTCTCCTGGACCTGGTAAGCCTCGTTTGGGAGGACCTCCGGGTCTTCGTGGTCCTGCCACTCCTCAGCAGCACCCAGCATCTACCTATCCAGGTTCGCCGCAGGTCGCTCGTCCGACTCCTCCCCCGAATCGTGATGTACAAATCGCTACCGATTTCCAGTACACCCCTGCGCAACTTGAGCAGATTGGCAACCAATTGTCGGAATACGATGTGGACAAGCTCCCTCCGCATTTGAAGCGCCAGGGTGACGACTGGTTTGCAGTGTTCAACCCCAGAGTGCACCGCAAGTTGGATGTGGAATTGGTTCACAGCTTGCCTCATCAGAGCGTGGTGTGCTGTGTTCGCTTCAGTCATGATGGTCGTTTTATCGCCACGGGCTGTAATAGAAGCGCGCAGATTTTTGACGTCAACACCGGCAAGCAAGTCTGCCACCTCATGGACCAGTCCACCAACGGAGACGGCGACCTTTATATCAGATCGGTCTGCTTCAGTCCCGATGGTAGGTATCTGGCTACAGGAGCGGAGGACAAGATTATTCGCGTAAGTTTGAATGCACAGAGGGAGTCAAGACGCTTCACTAACAGTGGTCACAGGTCTGGGACATTGGCGCCAAGGTGATCCGTCACCAATTTTCTGGTCACGACCAGGACATTTACTCGCTCGACTTCGCCTCGGATGGACGCTACATCGCTTCTGGATCTGGCGATCGAACAATTAGAATCTGGGACCTCCAGGACAACCAGTGCGTGCTGACGCTCTCCATTGAAGACGGCGTGACCACAGTTGCCATGTCGCCTAATGGACGATTTGTTGCAGCAGGCAGTCTGGATAAGAGCGTTCGCATCTGGGACACCCGATCAGGAGTCCTCGTCGAGCGTACTGAAGGCGAGCAAGGCCACAAAGACAGCGTGTACTCTGTGGCATTCAGTCCTGATGGAGAACACCTTGTGTCTGGATCTCTCGACAAGACGATCAGGATGTGGAGACTCAACCCTCGAGCGCAATACCAGCCCGGAAGCCTTGCTCCTCAGGCAAGAGGAGGTGACTGTGTGAGGACGTTCGAGGGTCACAAGGACTTTGTGCTTAGTGTGGCACTTACGCCGGATGGCGCGTGGGTCATGTCTGGCTCCAAGGATCGTGGTGTGCAATTCTGGGATCCCGTGACTGGAGATGCCCAGCTCATGCTGCAGGGACATAAGAATTCGGGTGAGTTTGATTCGGCACGGTTGTTGGTGCAAGTAGATGCTAACATTACTCTCAGTTATCTCCGTCGCGCCGTCTCCGATGGGTACGCTCTTCGCGACCGGTTCGGGAGACATGAAGGCAAGAATCTGGCGCTACGCTCCATACGGCGGCCCTTAGGATGGTGTGTTCAGGTAGCTTTCGGGGCTCCCATCTCCAGCCGTTGATGTTGTGTAGACAAGTATTGGACTTATTGCGCGGCGCAGCAGTGTCGGGATCTTTTGCAGGCGTGGCGTTTATAGGGCAGCTTCGGACGAGGCTTATAGCAGTCGATACGTTGAAAAGCAGGGCGATTTTGGGCCATGAAAAGGAGTTTGTTGTCTTGTCGACGTTATAGGCGTTTGGCGATGGAGAACCACTTTGGTATCCGCGTGCTGATCTGAGATAGACCACAATCAATACGAAACTCATACCCAACGACGCCAGATTGTCTTCACTTGCTGTACTTCTCGGTCTCGCTTTGGCTCAGCTGCTTCCTTGAGAGTCGACCATCTACCACGGGCACCAGCAGCACAAGGCTGCAATAACCCTGTCATGGGTCCCGCGGATATTGAAGTTTGGGCTTCGCCGCGGCATTTCTCTGCACACAGCCCCCTTCCTTGGATACAGCAGGTTGGCTCATCGAAGTGGTCACCTCTTGGTGGCAGGCCGGTGTTTTTTTCTCCTTTTTTTTCTCGCAAAGAAGCCACCAACGCTCATGCTCGAAATCGACGCCCGCGACTCCGATGTGCCAGCCTGTTGTACAGCCTCCGTCGTCGGAGCATGGATTAGTGTTCGCTTTTTGAGAATCGTTCTCAGGCCAGTGTACCCATGGCAGGTCCTCGAACCTGCCTGAAACCGCGCACCGATTGCGTTCACAACAGCCAGCACTATTCCAGCATGCAGTCGTCGCTGGCGATCGGGCAATGCGCGATATACCACGATGACCTTGCACAGTTGCGCGCACGCACAACACTCGGATGTCATGTTGGAAGTCCGTACTTTTCCGGACCAGGAGCCAGCTTGTTCACTCTCCGGCGCTAAAGCAAAGGATGCATAAGATGCTCGTACCTTCTCGTCACGAACGCGTCGACTCTCTCTTTTGCAACCACACTCGGAGAGCTATTCGACGTCCACAAGTCGGAACTACGTTCAAGTCTACCCGGACAACCGACCGTTCAAGCAAAATTCCACCATGCACGCATTCAAAGTCGTCGCGGCTCTGTTCACGATCATCAGCATCGTCATGGCATCAGGCCGAGACGATCCCACCGATCCAGAATGGTATCAATGGAGTACGTTTCGCTCTCTCAACGTCCTAACTCACGATCAAGGGATTGTTCCGACTGACGTGGTGCACCTCGAACAGACATGCCCAACATTTGCGTCAAGTCGGGCCGTAAGTCCCCCTTTTGCAAAAAAAAACTCCGCTTTCCGATTTCTCGATCTTGCACTCCCCGAGAAAGACCGCTTgctgacgacgatgacgatggaaAAGAACCTTGCAACAGCCAGTGCGCTTGCTGTGGGAAAAATTGCATCAAGAATGACCAAGCCCTTTATTGTCATGCTGCCGCCAACGACGACCCGAGTGCGAGCTTTGTCTGCGAGTGAGAGGAATGGACGGACCATGGAATGAGGAGGCTTCGGCTCCTTTCCAGGAGACGACGTGCTGTAGACAGGAAGGGATTCTCGTTCAAGGCGGGTGTATGCAGTTGGGTAGCGAACGACCATGACTTTTTTGATGGGTGCGTTGTCTTTCACTACGAAGCCCAGAGTGTCGCCAATGATTGACGGCGGTCCCAAAGACGTCGAAGTTTTTGACTCTGCAATAATACAGGATGTAGTGAGATCAATTGAAAAGTTGAAAGGCGCCGTCACCGCTGTTGTGGTGTTCTTGCTGGTCGAATGGAAGAGTGCTATACTGGAGTTGACTTGTCGCTCTCAAGATTTGCCGTACTCATTGAACGGTGACTGCAATTTTCTCTCACTGTCCCGTTTTGCCAGTGAAAGGACCCAGACTAAACATTTTCTTACATTCAGAAATTATTTCCTACAACAAATTTTACGTAGcctctctagatctaaccAACCTTGACAGCCTTGCcattcgccttctcctccaccaccttctcTACCTCGGCGATTTTCTTTCCCTCCAGACCCTTTGGTGCTTTCAGACCGCCAAATACCAGTCCACACACAGCGACCATGCCTGAACCTCCGATGATATATGCTGCGTCACGGCCAGCCCACCAGTAAAGCGTACAGAAAATGAGTGGTCCCAAAGCTCGTCCCACCTGGCCAAAAGATCGGTGGTTGCCCAATTTCTCGCCTCTTTCATCGGAAGACGCTTCGAAAGAGGACAGACTGTTGAGGCCCGTGACGACGGTGCTGCTTGTCACAGCTAGTAGTGTAGCGGCGACGTAGAGCATGCGTTCGGTGTTGGTATTGGAAAGCACGAAGAACGCCACAGCGGCCGACGCAACACCAAGCTGCACCACGCGGAGAGGATGCATGCGGCGAGTGACTCCACCTTGCAGGAGAGATGCGACCAGACCAATGTAGCCGAGCAGTTTTCCGGTGTCCTTGGAGCCGTAAGAGAAGAGATCGTAGGTCATGAACGGGAGGGAGAATTCCAtgccggagaagaagaggataaAGGTGAAGTGCGTGAGGTTCAGGATGAGATGGGAGTTCGTCCTTTGACCCTTGACGACTGGGTGAGATTTCGCTGCGGTTCCGATGTGTGTGGTGCGGCGGTTCGTGTGGGTTTCTGGGAGAGCGAAGTAGAGGTAGATTGTCTCTGTCACGATCAACGCGAGAGAGACTCCTGCAGCGGTGGCGAAGGGATTGGCGGCGACGGTCGTGATGTTCGCGAGGAAAGCACCCAAAGCAGGTCCAAATGTAAA
This genomic interval from Zymoseptoria tritici IPO323 chromosome 8, whole genome shotgun sequence contains the following:
- the TUP2401 gene encoding transcriptional repressor TUP1 (Similar to Saccharomyces cerevisiae TUP1, a aeneral repressor of transcription, forms complex with Cyc8p) gives rise to the protein MYNAHRGMAPGPQPGSRLADLLEQVRAEFDAQVGRSSDHEHQLHNQIQEMDVIKSKIYQLETTHVAMKNKYEEEIARLRHELEQRGGPSQGPHGASSSQPAPPAIGHGPANLFQGIMAGGAGGPGLAPPPQEQQGQPGMPGHMQGQMPPSLNAPPGPPHNPFAYGQLQGPPAANGYGSQQPPQPTASPGPGKPRLGGPPGLRGPATPQQHPASTYPGSPQVARPTPPPNRDVQIATDFQYTPAQLEQIGNQLSEYDVDKLPPHLKRQGDDWFAVFNPRVHRKLDVELVHSLPHQSVVCCVRFSHDGRFIATGCNRSAQIFDVNTGKQVCHLMDQSTNGDGDLYIRSVCFSPDGRYLATGAEDKIIRVWDIGAKVIRHQFSGHDQDIYSLDFASDGRYIASGSGDRTIRIWDLQDNQCVLTLSIEDGVTTVAMSPNGRFVAAGSLDKSVRIWDTRSGVLVERTEGEQGHKDSVYSVAFSPDGEHLVSGSLDKTIRMWRLNPRAQYQPGSLAPQARGGDCVRTFEGHKDFVLSVALTPDGAWVMSGSKDRGVQFWDPVTGDAQLMLQGHKNSVISVAPSPMGTLFATGSGDMKARIWRYAPYGGP